The following proteins are co-located in the Oscillospiraceae bacterium genome:
- the iorA gene encoding indolepyruvate ferredoxin oxidoreductase subunit alpha, with protein MKKLLLGNAAVARGAYEAGVNVVASYPGTPSTEITEEIVKFDEIYAEWSPNEKVAAEVAIGASIGGARAMSCMKHVGLNVMADPVFTVSYTGVNGGLVFCVADDPGMHSSQNEQDSRHYAKASKIVMLEPADSSECKEYTKMAFSLSEEMDTPVFIRLSTRVSHSQSMVEICDREDVALKPYEKNIAKYVMMPGNAIKRHVVVEERIEKLKEYAETSDLNKVETNNSNIGVISSGIAYMYAKEALGDKVDYLKLGMVYPLPEKKIKEFAKKYDKVFVIEELDPVIEDYCKSLGLEVYGKDLLTLLGEYTPAMIKKAVLGEMAAEYETIDEMIPVRPPVMCAGCPHRGAFYVLKKLGLTVSGDIGCYTLGATVPLQSVDTTICMGASVSAAHGMAKARGEEFNKKLVSVIGDSTFMHSGITGLVDIVYNKGNNTVIILDNSITGMTGHQNNPTTGYTIRGEETKQVNLVALCKSIGIESIRVCDPFDVKEFEKTVKEEIAKDEPSVIISQRPCALLKTVKYTGHCKITDKCKDCKMCMKLGCPAITIKEGKVVIDVSQCNGCGLCVNVCPFGAIEKEDN; from the coding sequence ATGAAGAAATTATTACTTGGTAACGCTGCGGTTGCCAGAGGTGCCTATGAAGCAGGTGTAAATGTTGTTGCTTCATATCCCGGTACTCCAAGTACAGAAATAACTGAAGAAATAGTTAAATTTGATGAAATATATGCAGAATGGTCACCTAATGAAAAGGTTGCTGCGGAAGTTGCAATCGGTGCTTCTATTGGTGGCGCAAGAGCAATGAGTTGTATGAAGCACGTTGGTCTTAATGTTATGGCAGACCCTGTTTTTACAGTAAGTTATACAGGTGTTAACGGCGGACTTGTTTTTTGTGTTGCAGATGATCCTGGTATGCATTCTTCTCAGAATGAACAGGATTCAAGGCATTATGCCAAAGCCTCTAAAATTGTTATGTTAGAACCTGCTGATTCTTCGGAATGCAAAGAGTATACTAAAATGGCTTTTTCATTATCTGAAGAAATGGATACGCCTGTTTTTATCCGCCTTTCAACAAGAGTTTCTCACTCACAAAGTATGGTTGAAATATGTGATAGAGAAGATGTAGCACTAAAACCTTATGAAAAGAATATTGCCAAATATGTTATGATGCCGGGTAATGCTATAAAAAGGCATGTTGTTGTTGAAGAAAGAATAGAAAAATTAAAAGAATATGCTGAAACTTCTGATTTAAATAAAGTTGAAACCAATAATTCAAATATCGGTGTTATTTCTTCAGGTATAGCATATATGTATGCTAAAGAAGCATTAGGCGATAAAGTTGACTATTTAAAACTTGGTATGGTTTATCCGCTTCCTGAAAAGAAGATAAAAGAATTTGCAAAAAAATATGATAAAGTATTTGTTATTGAAGAATTAGACCCTGTAATAGAAGATTATTGCAAATCATTAGGACTTGAAGTTTACGGTAAAGATTTACTTACTTTATTAGGAGAATATACTCCTGCGATGATTAAAAAAGCAGTTTTAGGTGAGATGGCGGCAGAATATGAAACAATTGATGAAATGATTCCTGTAAGACCTCCTGTTATGTGTGCAGGATGTCCTCACAGAGGAGCATTTTATGTTCTTAAAAAGTTAGGACTTACTGTTTCAGGCGATATAGGTTGTTATACACTCGGAGCGACTGTTCCATTGCAGTCAGTTGATACAACTATCTGTATGGGTGCTTCTGTAAGTGCTGCTCATGGAATGGCTAAAGCAAGAGGAGAAGAATTTAATAAAAAACTTGTATCAGTTATTGGTGACTCAACATTTATGCATTCAGGTATAACAGGTCTTGTTGATATTGTATATAATAAAGGGAACAATACGGTTATAATTTTAGATAACTCGATAACAGGTATGACAGGTCATCAGAACAATCCGACAACAGGTTACACAATACGCGGCGAAGAAACTAAACAAGTTAATTTAGTTGCTCTTTGTAAGTCAATCGGTATTGAAAGTATCAGAGTTTGTGATCCTTTTGATGTTAAAGAGTTTGAAAAAACAGTTAAAGAAGAAATTGCAAAAGATGAACCTTCGGTAATTATATCCCAAAGACCTTGTGCGCTTCTTAAAACTGTTAAATATACAGGTCATTGTAAAATCACTGACAAGTGTAAAGACTGTAAAATGTGTATGAAATTAGGATGTCCTGCTATAACAATAAAAGAGGGAAAAGTGGTTATTGATGTTTCACAATGTAATGGTTGTGGATTATGCGTTAACGTTTGTCCTTTCGGTGCTATAGAAAAGGAGGATAACTAA